From the Pseudomonas syringae KCTC 12500 genome, the window TGTCGATTTTACTGCAACAGTACCTGGGGCCATCGCCAGAGGCCGCTTGGCCTCGATGAAGGTCTTGCTCCAGTAGGCGTCATCAAGGCTGTCGATGCGCACACCGCCGCTGCGGCGACTGCTGGAGTGGATGAACTGCCGATTACCGGCGTAGATCGCTGCGTGGCTGACCTGACCGCGACCGCGGGTACTGAAGAACAGCACATCGCCCGGCTGAAGCTTGTTGCGCGCCACCAGAGGTGCGTCGACGTTGATCATTTCACGCGTGGAACGTGGCAGGCTCATGCCGGCCTCTTCGCGAAACAGATAACCGATGAAGCCGCTGCAATCGAAACCCGAAGAAGTCGACGTGCCGCCGAACTTGTAGCGTGTGCCGATCAGCGACTTGCCACGCTCCAGGATGCTGTCGGCCAGGGCCGGCAGTTGGTAAGACCTGTTATCAGCGAACTGGGACAGTTCGTCTTCGGTAGCGAGCTCGTCCTGCAGGACTGCCGCGTCGGCGCGACGGGCTGCGGACTGGGCGTTGGCATTGATTGCGCTCTGATAGCGTGGAACTGGCTGGGCCTGTTCCTGCTGTGCGACCGGCATATTGGCCGAGCAACCGAAGAGAAATGTAACGAGTGCGAGAGGCACGAGGGGTGCGAAGCGAACAACTTGCATGGGCACAACCGTGACTGACTAGTTAAGATGGCGAGACTATGCCTTTTATGAAGGTGATTTGCAAATTCAATCGAACTAGATGTGACTTATGAGTTCGGCCATGACATGTGCCGCGCGGTACGGTAAAAAGACGTCCATCTGCGCGCTGTGATCCGTCGGCTGCGGATTGATTTCTGCGGTAAAACCCCCGGAAACCCTGGTGCGAATGACAGGTTCGTGAATGTAGGGGAAGCTTGCGGTGGTGCCGATACTCAGGACCGCGTCATAGCCTTTAGCCAGCTCTTCATGCAGTGTTTCCAGCGCTTTTTCGGGGAGCATTTCCTGAAAAAGAACGACGGACGGTCGCAAAATGCCACTACATGCCGGGCATAAGGGGGGCAAAGGGCGCTGCAAGTGCTCGCTCAATTGAGAATCCTCAGCACCGCAGGATTGGCAAAACAGTGGCGAGAGTTGCCCGTGAATTTCGATCAGGCGCTCCGGCGGACTGCCCGCCGCGCGATGGTAACCGTCGACGTTCTGGGTCAGTACCCAGCACTCGGGTTTGATGCGCTGCAACTGGGCGATGGCGTAATGCGCGACATTCGGCTCGCCACCCAGGCACGCCTTGCCCAGTTCGGCGATGTATTTCCAGCACAGCTCAGGGTCACGACGCAGCATGGGCCCGGACAGGGCCATTTCGATAGGCAGGCCATCGTCGGTCTTGCCATTGTAGAGCCCGCCCACGCCACGATAGGTCGGCAGCCCTGAATCGGCAGACAGCCCCGCCCCGGTGATCACCAGAATCCGCCGTGCATGGCGCAAGGCAGCCGCCGTCTGCATCAACAGCGCCTGATCTACCACCCGAGGGTCTCTTTAAGGAAGGGAATGGTCAGCTTGCGCTTTTCCTGGAGTGACGCCTGATCGAGGCGCTCGAGCAATTCGAACAACGCGCTCATGCTGCGTGTACCACGCGTCAGGATGAAATGCCCGACATCGTCGGTCAGGTGCAGGCCCCGGCGTGAAGCACGCAGTTGCAAGGCGCGCAGCTTGTCTTCGTCGGACAGCCCGCGCATCTGGAACACCAATGCCATGGTCAGGCGCGATTTCAGGTCGGGAAGCTTTACCGGCAGTTCGCGGGGCGATTTGGACGCGGCAATCAGCAGGCGACGCCCGCTGTCACGCAGACGATTGAACAGATGAAACAGCGCTTCTTCCCAGTCCGGCTTGCCGACGATCGCCTGCAGGTCGTCCAGACACACCAGCTCATATTGCTCCAGATGATCGAACAGCTCGATGCCTTCATCTATCACTTCGGCCAGCGGCAGATACACCGCAGGCTCACCAAGCTGTTCGAAACGCAGGCAGGCAGCCTGCAGCAGGTGCGTGCGCCCTACCCCGTCCTTGCCCCACAGATAGATGAGGCTTTCGGTCCAGCCAGCGTCGGCTTCGCACAGCCGCTCGACATAGCCGAGTGCAGCGGCGTTGGCGCCTGGATAGTAATTGACGAAAGTGGCGTCATCACGCAGACGCACACTCAGGGGCAGCTGAATCGGTTTCATGCTGACTAACGGCTCATGCAAACCGTCAAGGGCCTCTGTGTAAAGAGCGCAAAGTTTATACCCGTGACGCTGGTCGCACAATGCGACAGACCTCAAGCAAAATCAAAGGTTTGCGTCAGGGTGAGTAAAGCGCCGCCCAGTACGGGGCGTTTGAAGGCGGGCATGCACTCAGGGCATGAGCCTCTTCACCGGTCGGCGAAGAGGCTTGCGTCGACCTTACAGCTCCGGATCTTCCGCGCCTGCGTAGATTTCCGAGTCCTTGTACAGATCATGCATGTGACGCACCAGCACCATGATCACCGCCGCCACCGGCAGGGCCAGCAGAATGCCGGTAAAGCCGAACAGCTCGCCACCTGCCAGAATCGCGAAGATGACCGCGACCGGGTGCAGGCCGATGCGATCACCGACCAGCAATGGCGTCAGCACCATCCCCTCCAGCGCCTGACCGATCATGAACACCGCCACAATCCCCATCATCGGGTACAGGTCACCGCCAAACTGGAACAGCCCGGCCACCAGCGCCGAACCGATACCGATCACGAAACCCATGTAAGGCACGATGGCCGCCAGACCGGCAATGACGCCGATCAGCAGGCCCAGTTCCAGCCCGACCAGCATCAGACCGGCCGCGTAGATCACGCCAAGGCCGACCATCACCAGCAACTGACCGCGTATGAACGCGCCCAATACTTCATGGCACTCGCCCGCCAGCTTGACGATTTGCGCTTCACGCTGACGCGGCAGCAGACCACGAATCTTGCCGGTCATGATGTCCCAGTCGCGCAGCAGGTAGAAACACACCACGGGAATCAGCACCAGGTTGGTCAGCCAGCCGATCAGCGCAAGGCTGGACGCAGTAGCCTGGGACAGCACGATAGAGACGATGTCCCCGGCCTGGCCCATATGCTCGGAGATGGCTGCCTTGATCTTGTCGAACTTCCAGAACCCGTCTGCCAGCCCGAACTTGGCCTGAACCCACGGCAACGCCGCGTGTTGCAGCCAGTCGAGAATCTGCGGCGCCAGTTCGTAGAGGCGGAACAACTGCTTGGCCAGCATCGGTACCAGAATCAGCAGCAACGCCATCAGCACCAGCGTGAACAGCCCGAAAACGACCACCACGCTCAGGGTTCTGGACAGTCCGGCGCGCTCCAGTCGATCCACCAGCGGATCGCCCATATAGGCCAGTAGCAATGCCACCAGAAAGGGAGTGAGGATTGGGTGCAACAGCACCACGAATGCGACCAG encodes:
- a CDS encoding C40 family peptidase, whose amino-acid sequence is MQVVRFAPLVPLALVTFLFGCSANMPVAQQEQAQPVPRYQSAINANAQSAARRADAAVLQDELATEDELSQFADNRSYQLPALADSILERGKSLIGTRYKFGGTSTSSGFDCSGFIGYLFREEAGMSLPRSTREMINVDAPLVARNKLQPGDVLFFSTRGRGQVSHAAIYAGNRQFIHSSSRRSGGVRIDSLDDAYWSKTFIEAKRPLAMAPGTVAVKSTPEVTQTTAMTSTTVKTASKRRK
- a CDS encoding NAD-dependent deacylase; translation: MVDQALLMQTAAALRHARRILVITGAGLSADSGLPTYRGVGGLYNGKTDDGLPIEMALSGPMLRRDPELCWKYIAELGKACLGGEPNVAHYAIAQLQRIKPECWVLTQNVDGYHRAAGSPPERLIEIHGQLSPLFCQSCGAEDSQLSEHLQRPLPPLCPACSGILRPSVVLFQEMLPEKALETLHEELAKGYDAVLSIGTTASFPYIHEPVIRTRVSGGFTAEINPQPTDHSAQMDVFLPYRAAHVMAELISHI
- the hda gene encoding DnaA regulatory inactivator Hda; amino-acid sequence: MKPIQLPLSVRLRDDATFVNYYPGANAAALGYVERLCEADAGWTESLIYLWGKDGVGRTHLLQAACLRFEQLGEPAVYLPLAEVIDEGIELFDHLEQYELVCLDDLQAIVGKPDWEEALFHLFNRLRDSGRRLLIAASKSPRELPVKLPDLKSRLTMALVFQMRGLSDEDKLRALQLRASRRGLHLTDDVGHFILTRGTRSMSALFELLERLDQASLQEKRKLTIPFLKETLGW
- a CDS encoding AI-2E family transporter, with translation MTDMRRWFWIGGLALLVAFVVLLHPILTPFLVALLLAYMGDPLVDRLERAGLSRTLSVVVVFGLFTLVLMALLLILVPMLAKQLFRLYELAPQILDWLQHAALPWVQAKFGLADGFWKFDKIKAAISEHMGQAGDIVSIVLSQATASSLALIGWLTNLVLIPVVCFYLLRDWDIMTGKIRGLLPRQREAQIVKLAGECHEVLGAFIRGQLLVMVGLGVIYAAGLMLVGLELGLLIGVIAGLAAIVPYMGFVIGIGSALVAGLFQFGGDLYPMMGIVAVFMIGQALEGMVLTPLLVGDRIGLHPVAVIFAILAGGELFGFTGILLALPVAAVIMVLVRHMHDLYKDSEIYAGAEDPEL